A window of Candidatus Hydrogenedentota bacterium contains these coding sequences:
- a CDS encoding PaaI family thioesterase, translating into MCDSENDGRVYLPNSKTCFVCGEENFAGLKLRFFVEEEAVKAVFHPEPHHCGYANVVHGGIVAALLDETMGWAANRAMARMTLTGELTVRYLKPVPGDRDSIVSAEIAKPGKRMVQVTATIGDGADTIYARAEGRFLPLSAEETRLIDGHLVYRGGEERVFASLYEEQRPT; encoded by the coding sequence ATGTGCGATAGCGAGAATGATGGCCGCGTGTACTTGCCGAATTCGAAGACCTGTTTTGTATGTGGCGAAGAGAATTTCGCGGGACTGAAACTGCGGTTCTTTGTGGAGGAAGAGGCCGTCAAGGCGGTCTTTCATCCCGAGCCGCATCATTGCGGGTATGCGAATGTCGTGCACGGCGGCATCGTAGCCGCGTTGCTGGATGAGACGATGGGATGGGCCGCCAATCGGGCCATGGCACGCATGACGTTGACCGGTGAATTGACCGTACGCTACCTGAAGCCGGTACCGGGCGATCGGGACTCGATTGTAAGCGCGGAGATTGCCAAGCCTGGCAAGCGCATGGTCCAGGTGACGGCCACAATCGGGGACGGCGCGGACACGATTTACGCACGGGCAGAAGGCCGATTCTTACCGTTGAGCGCGGAAGAGACGCGGCTCATTGACGGGCACCTTGTCTATCGTGGCGGCGAGGAGCGTGTGTTTGCCTCGCTCTACGAGGAACAGAGACCTACGTGA